In Amycolatopsis endophytica, the following are encoded in one genomic region:
- a CDS encoding DAK2 domain-containing protein, translating into MRALDEHAITAWAAACVHSLEVLCPAINGINVYPVADSDTGSNLLHTMSGAQARLAAEPGSTAAEALSVLARGAVVAARGNSGVILSQVLRGLAESAAHAPELDGPALSKALASAHRAATDAVARPVQGTMLSVLQAVSAAVATQPGELSEVVALAAKAASEALEQTPHQLPVLASAGVVDAGARGLVAVFDALAGVVMGTETQVSHSCEANLEPEPEEKAPYAWEVMYLLEGVAEAEVPVLRRALSGLGDSVTVAGDGAGGQAVHVHCADIGAAIEAGLRAGTPRDIRVEPLVTPTPIEPPSGPDRAVVAVVHGEELAALLREEGAAVLAVPDHAAPSVEEMLGLITEQAVGHITVLAGGAELTRAADDTAGHPMIGDRDVVVIPCASPVQVLAALAVHDLGRRANDDVVAMAEAAAATRRGELVVAAEESITWVGRAHAGDLIGFVDGEVVLVEPPGAAPAEAAMGVLNRMLALGGELVTVLTGTEAPEGLTVELRERLRSERPEVEFVDYPGGQADAVLLIGVE; encoded by the coding sequence GTGCGGGCTCTGGACGAGCATGCCATCACAGCGTGGGCGGCGGCCTGCGTGCACAGCCTGGAGGTGCTGTGCCCGGCGATCAACGGCATCAACGTCTACCCGGTCGCCGATTCCGACACCGGGTCCAATCTGCTGCACACCATGTCCGGCGCGCAGGCCCGCCTGGCCGCCGAGCCCGGGAGCACGGCCGCGGAGGCGCTGTCCGTGCTCGCCCGCGGCGCCGTGGTCGCGGCGCGTGGTAACTCCGGTGTGATCCTCTCGCAGGTCCTGCGGGGGCTCGCCGAGTCGGCCGCCCACGCGCCCGAACTCGACGGTCCGGCGCTGTCGAAAGCCCTCGCCAGCGCACACCGCGCGGCCACGGACGCCGTCGCGCGCCCGGTCCAGGGCACCATGCTCAGTGTTCTCCAAGCCGTGTCCGCCGCGGTCGCCACGCAGCCCGGCGAGCTGTCCGAGGTTGTCGCTCTCGCCGCGAAGGCCGCGTCCGAAGCGCTGGAACAGACCCCGCACCAGCTGCCCGTCCTCGCCTCGGCGGGGGTCGTCGACGCGGGCGCGCGCGGGCTCGTCGCCGTCTTCGACGCGCTGGCCGGCGTCGTCATGGGCACCGAGACGCAGGTCTCGCACTCGTGCGAGGCGAACCTCGAACCGGAACCCGAGGAGAAGGCCCCGTACGCCTGGGAGGTCATGTACCTGCTGGAAGGCGTTGCCGAGGCCGAGGTCCCGGTGCTGCGGCGCGCGCTGTCCGGCCTGGGCGACAGCGTGACGGTCGCCGGGGACGGCGCCGGGGGACAGGCGGTCCACGTGCACTGCGCGGACATCGGCGCGGCCATCGAGGCCGGGCTGCGTGCGGGCACGCCCCGCGACATCCGGGTCGAACCGCTGGTCACGCCGACACCGATCGAACCGCCGTCCGGCCCGGACCGCGCGGTCGTCGCCGTCGTGCACGGCGAGGAGCTGGCCGCCCTGTTGCGGGAGGAGGGCGCCGCGGTGCTCGCGGTGCCCGACCACGCCGCGCCGAGCGTCGAGGAGATGCTCGGTTTGATCACCGAGCAGGCCGTCGGGCACATCACGGTGCTGGCCGGTGGCGCCGAGCTGACCAGGGCCGCCGACGACACCGCGGGCCATCCGATGATCGGCGACCGGGACGTGGTGGTGATCCCGTGCGCGTCCCCGGTCCAGGTGCTGGCCGCGCTGGCGGTGCACGACCTCGGGCGGCGCGCGAACGACGACGTCGTGGCCATGGCCGAGGCCGCCGCGGCGACGCGGCGTGGCGAGCTCGTGGTCGCCGCGGAGGAGTCGATAACCTGGGTGGGGCGGGCCCACGCCGGTGACCTGATCGGCTTCGTCGACGGCGAGGTCGTGCTGGTCGAACCGCCCGGCGCCGCGCCCGCCGAGGCCGCGATGGGCGTGCTGAACCGGATGCTGGCGCTCGGCGGCGAGCTGGTCACCGTGCTGACCGGCACCGAGGCGCCGGAGGGCCTGACGGTGGAGCTGCGGGAGCGGCTGCGCTCCGAGCGACCGGAGGTGGAGTTCGTGGATTACCCCGGCGGCCAGGCCGACGCCGTGCTGCTGATCGGTGTGGAGTGA
- the rpmB gene encoding 50S ribosomal protein L28: protein MAAVCDVCGKGPGFGKSVSHSHRRTNRRWNPNIQTVHAKIGVSQRKRLNVCTSCLKAGKVVRG, encoded by the coding sequence GTGGCTGCCGTGTGCGACGTCTGTGGCAAGGGACCGGGCTTCGGCAAGTCCGTCTCGCACTCCCACCGGCGTACCAACCGCCGCTGGAACCCGAACATCCAGACCGTTCACGCCAAGATCGGCGTGTCCCAGCGCAAGCGGCTGAACGTCTGCACCTCGTGCCTCAAGGCCGGTAAGGTCGTTCGCGGCTGA
- a CDS encoding uracil-DNA glycosylase: protein MAAKPLHEVVEAGWAKALDPVADRISAMGEFLRTEIAAGRRYLPAGDHVLRAFQQPFDDVKVLIVGQDPYPTPGHPIGLCFAVAPDVRPLPKSLINIYQEYCSDLGFPTPSNGDLTPWTEQGVLLLNRSLTVRPGSPNSHKGKGWEEVTEQAIKALAARGKPMVAILWGSNARSLKPLLGGVPCIESVHPSPLSARNGFFGSKPFSRANELLHKQGAEPVNWQLP, encoded by the coding sequence GTGGCTGCGAAACCCTTGCACGAAGTCGTCGAAGCGGGCTGGGCCAAGGCCCTCGATCCGGTCGCCGACCGCATCTCCGCGATGGGCGAGTTCCTGCGCACCGAGATCGCCGCGGGGCGCCGGTACCTGCCCGCCGGTGACCACGTGCTGCGGGCGTTCCAGCAGCCCTTCGACGACGTCAAGGTGCTCATCGTCGGCCAGGACCCGTATCCGACGCCCGGCCACCCGATCGGCCTGTGCTTCGCGGTCGCGCCGGACGTCCGGCCACTGCCGAAGAGCCTGATCAACATCTATCAGGAATACTGCTCCGACCTGGGCTTCCCGACGCCGTCCAACGGTGACCTCACGCCGTGGACCGAGCAGGGCGTGCTGCTGCTCAACAGGTCGCTGACGGTGCGGCCTGGCTCGCCCAACTCACACAAGGGCAAGGGCTGGGAAGAGGTCACCGAACAGGCGATCAAGGCACTGGCCGCCCGGGGCAAGCCGATGGTCGCGATCCTGTGGGGCAGCAACGCGCGCAGCCTGAAACCGTTGCTCGGCGGGGTGCCGTGCATCGAGTCGGTGCACCCGAGCCCACTATCCGCACGCAACGGCTTCTTCGGCTCGAAACCCTTCAGCCGGGCGAACGAACTCCTGCACAAGCAGGGCGCCGAGCCGGTGAACTGGCAACTGCCCTGA
- a CDS encoding gamma carbonic anhydrase family protein — protein sequence MAIYALGELTPSIHPTAFVHPDATVIGDVRIGPDASVWPQTVLRGDHGYIEIGERSNVQDGCVLHCTAQDPTILGPGSAIGHAVHVEGARIGTGCLIASGSVVLNGTVIEDDAMVGAGAVLSYAAHVPSGHIALGVPAKVRENKSFGPDKIRAVVDGYVERAQWFRGALRRID from the coding sequence GTGGCGATCTACGCGCTGGGTGAGCTGACCCCGTCGATCCACCCCACGGCGTTCGTGCACCCGGACGCCACGGTGATCGGCGACGTGCGGATCGGGCCGGACGCGTCGGTGTGGCCGCAGACGGTGTTGCGTGGCGACCACGGCTACATCGAGATCGGCGAGCGTTCCAACGTGCAGGACGGGTGCGTGCTGCACTGCACCGCGCAGGACCCGACGATCCTCGGCCCCGGTTCGGCGATCGGCCACGCGGTACACGTGGAGGGCGCCCGCATCGGCACCGGTTGCCTGATCGCGTCCGGTTCGGTGGTGCTCAACGGAACCGTGATCGAGGACGACGCGATGGTCGGTGCCGGGGCGGTGCTGTCGTACGCCGCGCACGTGCCGTCCGGGCACATCGCGCTCGGGGTGCCGGCGAAGGTGCGGGAGAACAAGTCCTTCGGTCCCGACAAGATCCGCGCCGTGGTCGACGGATACGTGGAACGCGCCCAGTGGTTCCGGGGCGCACTGCGGCGCATCGACTGA
- a CDS encoding GNAT family N-acetyltransferase: protein MDLRVVAYDDPDAVKLIDGVQQEYVVRYGEMDITPVEPSEFAPPLGLFLVGYLDDVPVACGGWRVRGDDEAELKRMYVVDAARGKGFARAVLAELERTAFAAGRTRLVLESGLKQPEALALYRSAGYADIPKFGVYRDDPLSVCMGKVLEDMSGDLRAG from the coding sequence ATGGACCTTCGCGTGGTGGCCTACGACGACCCGGACGCGGTCAAGCTGATCGACGGCGTGCAGCAGGAGTACGTCGTGCGGTACGGCGAAATGGACATCACGCCGGTCGAGCCGTCCGAGTTCGCGCCGCCGCTGGGGCTGTTCCTGGTCGGTTACCTCGACGACGTGCCGGTCGCCTGCGGCGGGTGGCGCGTCCGCGGTGACGACGAAGCCGAGCTGAAGCGGATGTACGTCGTGGATGCCGCTCGGGGCAAGGGTTTCGCGCGGGCGGTGCTGGCGGAGCTGGAGCGCACCGCGTTCGCCGCCGGCCGCACGCGGCTGGTGCTGGAGAGCGGCCTCAAGCAGCCGGAGGCGCTCGCCTTGTACCGGTCCGCCGGCTACGCCGACATCCCGAAGTTCGGGGTCTACCGGGACGATCCGCTCTCGGTGTGCATGGGCAAGGTACTGGAGGACATGAGTGGCGATCTACGCGCTGGGTGA
- a CDS encoding thiamine-phosphate kinase, giving the protein MSTNGVPDSGTVAGLGEFGLIRAVTENRSQPVATLLGPGDDAAVVAAPDRRVVATTDVLVQGVHFRLDWSTPDQVGRKAVAENFADVAAMGAVPTAVLVGLACPSDTPAKLVTDLTDGMWAEASRAGAGVVGGDMVRADQLVVTITALGDLQGRAPVTRSGARPGDIVAVSGRLGWAAAGLATLGRGFRSPVSVVNAQRAPEPDYTAGPAAARAGATAMIDVSDGLLADLGHIAESSGVGIDVLTDHLEVDRKLVDVGTALGADPLTWVLTGGEDHALVATFPSFTDLPEGWRRIGAVTMPESGVTVDGEQYHGENGWEHWR; this is encoded by the coding sequence ATGTCAACCAACGGGGTACCGGACTCCGGCACGGTCGCCGGGCTCGGTGAGTTCGGCCTGATCCGTGCGGTGACCGAGAACCGGAGCCAGCCGGTGGCCACCCTTCTCGGTCCGGGGGACGACGCGGCGGTCGTCGCCGCGCCGGATCGTCGGGTGGTCGCCACCACCGACGTTCTCGTGCAGGGCGTGCACTTCCGGCTCGACTGGTCCACTCCGGACCAGGTGGGGCGCAAGGCCGTGGCGGAGAACTTCGCCGACGTGGCCGCGATGGGCGCGGTGCCGACGGCCGTGCTGGTGGGTCTCGCCTGCCCGTCCGACACCCCGGCGAAGCTCGTCACCGACCTGACCGACGGCATGTGGGCGGAGGCGAGCCGCGCCGGTGCCGGGGTCGTCGGCGGCGACATGGTGCGGGCCGATCAGCTGGTGGTGACCATCACGGCGCTGGGCGACCTGCAGGGCCGCGCGCCGGTGACGCGGTCGGGGGCCAGACCGGGCGACATCGTCGCGGTGTCCGGGCGGCTGGGCTGGGCCGCGGCCGGGCTCGCGACGCTCGGACGCGGGTTCCGTTCGCCGGTCTCGGTCGTCAACGCCCAGCGCGCGCCGGAACCGGACTACACGGCGGGGCCGGCGGCGGCACGTGCCGGTGCGACCGCGATGATCGACGTCTCCGACGGCCTGCTCGCCGACCTCGGGCACATCGCCGAGTCCTCCGGCGTCGGCATCGACGTGCTGACCGACCACCTCGAGGTCGACCGGAAGCTGGTCGATGTGGGCACGGCGCTCGGCGCGGACCCGCTGACCTGGGTCCTGACCGGCGGTGAGGACCACGCGCTGGTCGCGACGTTCCCGTCGTTCACCGATCTGCCCGAGGGGTGGCGGCGGATCGGCGCGGTGACGATGCCGGAGTCGGGCGTGACCGTCGACGGTGAGCAGTACCACGGTGAAAACGGCTGGGAGCACTGGCGCTGA
- a CDS encoding DUF3558 domain-containing protein, producing MSKKLAAITLACLTISAAACTSTVSGAPTPATSGVPTSTSTSDPFAGMVACQVLDELNSAQGFKPGDNISHRNECTATKSGLGSNGLALDPAQGLAAFKEVNPASVDTDVNGRRALQEQNPLGCTIAFEVGEHARVLAQMAMSMPERNAEACPLAHDLAERVEALLPER from the coding sequence GTGTCCAAAAAGCTGGCGGCGATCACTCTCGCATGCTTGACGATCTCCGCGGCCGCGTGTACTTCCACGGTGTCTGGTGCCCCGACCCCGGCGACCAGCGGGGTCCCCACTTCGACGAGCACCAGTGATCCGTTCGCCGGAATGGTCGCGTGCCAGGTGTTGGACGAACTCAACTCCGCACAAGGATTCAAACCCGGCGACAACATCAGCCACCGAAACGAATGCACCGCAACGAAATCCGGTCTCGGCAGTAATGGGCTCGCACTTGACCCGGCGCAGGGATTGGCCGCCTTCAAGGAGGTCAATCCGGCCTCCGTCGACACAGACGTGAACGGCCGCAGGGCTTTGCAGGAACAGAACCCTCTCGGCTGCACGATCGCGTTCGAGGTGGGCGAACACGCCCGTGTTCTCGCCCAGATGGCCATGTCGATGCCGGAACGCAACGCGGAGGCGTGCCCGCTGGCGCACGACCTGGCGGAGCGGGTGGAGGCACTGTTACCCGAGCGTTGA
- a CDS encoding Lrp/AsnC family transcriptional regulator yields MVHAYILIQTEVGKAAAVAAEISGIPGVTSSEDVTGPYDVIVRAEADNVDTLGQLVVAKVQGVEGITRTLTCPVVHL; encoded by the coding sequence GTGGTCCACGCATACATCCTCATCCAGACCGAAGTCGGCAAGGCTGCCGCGGTCGCCGCGGAGATCTCCGGCATCCCCGGTGTCACCAGCTCGGAGGATGTGACGGGCCCTTACGACGTGATCGTGCGCGCGGAGGCCGACAACGTCGACACGCTCGGGCAGCTCGTGGTCGCGAAGGTGCAGGGCGTCGAGGGCATCACCCGCACGCTCACCTGCCCCGTGGTCCACCTGTAG
- a CDS encoding DUF3515 domain-containing protein: MPDTDTGAPPRTLLVVAAVLVVALAVAVAVIGLTGRDSGDEKGPLALVPVDAPEATSPACAKLIPAMPAELNSKGTPLPRREIAEPAPEATIAWGSPDSIVLRCGLGKPPELTQTSPLRVVSGVQWLPVEGPGASTWYVVDRPVYVALTVPDTSGTGPLQQISDTIAATLDPVPLRF; the protein is encoded by the coding sequence ATGCCGGACACCGACACGGGCGCGCCGCCCCGCACCCTGCTCGTGGTCGCGGCGGTGCTGGTCGTCGCGCTGGCGGTGGCCGTCGCCGTGATCGGGCTGACCGGGCGGGATTCCGGCGACGAAAAGGGGCCGCTGGCGCTCGTGCCCGTCGACGCGCCGGAGGCCACCTCACCCGCGTGCGCGAAGCTGATCCCGGCGATGCCCGCGGAGCTGAACTCGAAGGGCACCCCGCTGCCCCGGCGCGAGATCGCCGAACCCGCCCCCGAGGCCACGATCGCCTGGGGCTCCCCTGACTCGATCGTGCTGCGCTGCGGCCTGGGCAAACCACCCGAACTGACGCAGACCAGCCCGCTGCGCGTGGTCAGCGGTGTGCAGTGGCTGCCGGTCGAGGGGCCCGGAGCGTCCACCTGGTACGTCGTGGACCGGCCGGTGTACGTGGCGCTGACCGTGCCGGACACCTCCGGAACGGGCCCGCTGCAGCAGATCTCGGACACCATCGCGGCGACCCTCGATCCGGTGCCGCTGCGCTTCTAA